The nucleotide sequence AGGTTCTACAACGGACTTTCTCCTTAtgctttttaaaatttaaaaaaccactaaaattttgaaattattataatatacacttttaacaaaattgtattttctgAGAAATgtctatttttgaatttcaaaaagtaGAATAAAAcagtaataaattaataatatacactTTTAACGATAAGTAGTTCAGATTTTCACAGCCAACACAATAGCTAGCTGCATAAATTACGCACATTAAGCCGATTATCACTATGTAGAAAAAGCAAAAGTCTCATCTCACGTTAAAGATTTAGAGCATCTCTAATCCAGTTTCATTTTTATCGTAAAATTTACTTGGAAGCAAATTTTTTCACACCTACTCGATTTTcaattcttaaaaatatttatcaaaataaaataattatattactttatttaATATTCCAGTTTTACCTTTTTAAATAGAGTAGAGTTATTAATGTAAGAAAAAGTAATAATTTGAGATGTTCTTACAAATTTTCTAttcttttggtaaaatgttaagatcTTACAAACAAAAGTTaccacaaaataaaagaaacaagtcacatcatctctctctccttacTCCACCACTCCACACAGCTTTCAAATATCCCCTGCGAAGagcagagaaagagagagactagTGAGAGAGTCCAtcgctttctctctctcttttcatcTCCAACagacttagagagagagagacacacaCACAAATATGACAGTGAAGGAGATTCACCGAAACAAGCGATGGCATTTTCTCCTCCTTATTCTGATCACTATGTCCTCCGCCGCGTCGTTGATAGGTGTTTCTTTGGAAAAAGACGTCGGAGCGTTCGACTACGGTGAAGCATTGTCTAAAAGCTTACTCTACTTCGAAGCTCAGAGATCAGGTCGACTTCCGTACAACCAGCGCGTGACTTGGCGTGATCACTCTGGTCTCACTGATGGTCTCGAGCAAGGGGTTAGTGTCTGCTACAAACTTaagcttaaatgtttttttctctttttttgattttttaaaaaacttattttacattttttttgctataagaTTACTTAATTATCATAAGTTTTGAAAGAGACTTGTAAATGTGatcaatgtgtttaatttttctttaatgtagataattattgaaatttattattgattcaagaaatattttCTTTAGTTTTGAAAGAGACTTaaaagtttttaattaattgaACATTCAATCTATAATTAGTATTGAAATTCGTTGTTGGTTTAGTCAGTGATTTGACTTTATTTCTATAACTTTTAACTTTTGCATCTTTGGTCATAAAGGTGGATTTAGTGGGAGGATATCACGACGCCGGAGACCATGTTAAATTCGGACTTCCGATGGCTTTCACGGTGACTATGTTGTCGTGGAGTGTAATAGAGTACGGTGACTCACTCGCTTCAACCGGCGAGTTATCTCACGCACTTGAAGCTATCAAATGGGGAACCGATTACTTCATCAAGGCACACACAAGTCCAAATGTTCTATGGGCTGAAGTAGGCGACGGTGACACTGATCACTACTGTTGGCAAAGACCGGAGGACATGACAACTTCACGGCGAGCTTTCAAGATCGACGAGAATAATCCGGGATCAGATCTCGCCGGAGAAACCGCCGCGGCTATGGCTGCAGCTTCTATCGTTTTCCGCACAACAAACCCACATTACTCTCACCTTCTCTTGCACCATGCTCAACAAGTACAtacacattttaattttatttaatgttattaAATGTTACAGTTGAGATGGAACCATCGTTTATTTAATTTGGTTATGGTTTTGGTGTAGTTATTTGAGTTTGGAGACAAGTACAGAGGAAAATACGATGAGAGTCTAAGAGTTGTTAAAAGTTATTATGCCTCGGTGAGTGGTTACATGGACGAGCTTTTATGGGGTGCAACGTGGCTTTATCGAGCCACCGACAATGATCATTATATCAGTTATGTGGTTGACATGGCTCACCAACTAGGTGGCCTTTCTTGGGCTATGTCCGAGTTTAGCTGGGACGTAAAGTTCGCTGGCGTTCAACTCCTCGCTTCCATGGTTAGTGTTTCATATTATCAATCACATAATTAAACTAAGAATTTGGTCTGGTCTGCTTGGCTAATCCTAAAAAGTTAACAAACGAACTAGCAACATTTCTAATTCTAGCATAATACAAACAAAGGTTAAGCTCAAGAGTTTTAACACCatgaattaaaaacaaaaaaaataataattagtttttgtaGTAAATAAAGTCTTAATAGGACTAACCtcttattacattatttaagcGAATTAACGGTCCTACTTAAAAGCTCTTATTATTGCGTTATGTGAAGGGATTATCAAGCTTTAACTTTCTGAGAAACCATGATTAACCCCAGTCTCTTAACTGGAGTTCTTAGATTTGGCTAAAAgacagtttttagtttttttttagattttaaataaaaaaactaagaaccgtctcttaaataagaaatataagaaccGTCTTTTcgccaaaaaatataaaaaaaaaacaaaaaaaaatcaaatcataaGTTAAGAACCTCGGCTAAGACACCGGGTTTAATCATGCCCTCACGTTTAAGTAGGTTGTAACTTTTCAGTTTGTTTTGATGTTCGAAAACAAAAGGTAGGTCGTAACCAAAAGTAAGGTATATATCCCACACCATATCTAACATTCAACAACTATTCAAATACTTTATCTTTGTATgcaacaatataaatattaaaaatttaaaattaacaaattttcattttaagaaaAGTTTAGTTATAGAGCAGAAACAGAACTAAAAGTCACGTGCTTCTGTTCCTTCTGTTCCTACTTCTCTTTCGAAGGCTTTCTCTGTTATCAGAATTACCCAAGTATTCCCTCAATTAACAtttaaatttggaaaaaaatagattttttgtcTCTTTCACTTGCTTGATGGTTTTTTGCCTTATTTTTTCAGTTGATAAAAGAAGAACAGCACAAGCAACACTCGAAAATCATACAACAATACAAATCAAAGGCGGATCATTATCTATGCTCAATTCTAAACAAGAACATCAACGGCACAAACGTCCAACGAACTCCGGCCGGTTTACTCTACGTCCGTCAATGGAACAACATGCAATACGTTTCCACCGCATCATTCCTCCTAACCGTATATTCCGATTATCTCCGAAAATCAAACTCCGATCTCCAGTGTCATGAAGGAACTGTGACTCCTGATGAGATGATCGTGTTTGCGAAATCCCAAATAGACTACATTTTAGGATCAAACCCGATGAAAACAAGTTATCTAGTCGGATACGGTCCGAAATATCCGACTAGGGTTCATCATAGAGGTGCATCAATCGCTTCGTATAAAGATTACAAAGGATTCATTGGATGCACTCAAGGATATGATTATTGGTACGGGCGTCCCGAGCCAAATCCAAGTGTTTTAGTCGGGGCTTTGGTTGGAGGACCGGATCACCGAGATGAGTTTGTTGACCGGAGGGATAACTACGTTCAAACCGAGGCTTGTACGTATAATACTGCCCCTTTGGTTGGTGTTTTTGCGAGACTTATAGAGCTTGAAGAGCAAAcacttgaagaagaagatgtgagtTTGGTTGCAACTTATAAGAAATAGGTTTTACAatacaagaaaaagaaagaaaagaagatggtTTTATTTGCACCATTTAATATATTGATGGAGTTTTACTTCTTAGCAATTTTCTTATCCAGTGAAAAGTGTGTATAAATATGAATTGTGATGATCTTCTGCATTTGAGTTTGTCAAATTTTCTTGGATTCCCCGAGAAAGAAATGTAATAGCTGATAGGTTGGCAAAGGATGCCCTGCTTGTATCCGATACATTGTTTGTTGGGGATGCTTTTACTGCCCccaactaaccacctaatcaatTAAAttcgtgttcaaaaaaaaaaaaaaatatgaattgtGAATATAGTATGTTTTGCTGTTTCTCAAAGGTcttttagtatattttgtacTTTACAGGCTAGATGGGTCTTTTTTGCCTCAGtctgttttttactttttagtcaCATTTTACCTTTCCCGTTATGTGGATGTAAAAGAATCACACGAGCTGCATTAGAACATACTATAGTAAGGTTTAGCTGACTTGTTTTGAGGAGATGTATATGAGTAATGATTCTTGCCTTGTgtagagaggaaaaaaaaaaagtagaacaCATCAGCTTCATACTTGTTTTGAGATAGGAATTAATAAGAATAGAGTACTCACCCTAGGTTTGACTACAGTTACTAATTTTGTTGGAAACATAGAGGGAACTGAAACAACAATTGTGTCATGTTTCTTCATCAACACTCTACAAAACAGAGCAGAggcatatttttcttttgataaatgTATTGTAGATTAATTTGACAGTTGTGACATATAAAATCCAATGATGCTTATCAAATACTACTTTTCTTTGCCATTGTCTCCTTCAACTTGATCCCTCAAGAGGTCAAGGAAGATAAAGCATAGGTGTAGTATATCATTCATTACAactatagaatttttttttcttattagaaaagaaatgaacaaaacatcggtatatatatagaaaaacatAAAGGAATTGCTTCATTACTAGACCTGGCAACCGCTTTACACACTCAAAAGATCATGCAAAAACAACCAGAACAATTCTAACGATTTTTGTGATAATATGGACCAATTATTTTGACGAGCCACTCCGCCTTGTATGAACACTTGTGTATGAAGCAATCACTTGATATATTGCCACTCCAAACAACAGACCAAGAGCATATCCTATAGTCACTGCTTCCCAACTCAGCATCTctccttctttgtcttcttgCTTCACGTGCTGTATTGACGCCATACAAAGCCGTTCATTCCCTTCAAAGGAGGATTTTGGTTGTCCAGTAATTTGTGTTCCTTGTGGTATTTCACCTTGGAGTTGGTTATGAGACACATTTATGTACTCCAAAAACGAGAGTGTCTTGAGTCCATTAGGAATAATCCCGGAGAGTTGGTTTCTGGAAACGAGAGTGTCTTGAGTCCGTTTGAGAAGTTGAGCGCAATCAGTTCTTCAAGACCTATAGATTCAGGAATCTGTCCTAGGAATCTGTTTTCAGACAAGTTAATGGCCCTGTAGAAAGTGAGGGCTTTCACTTGCTCCACATATAGACCTTTGTATTGTAAATCTACAAGATCTGCATAGATATCGTAAACatctttgaaattttcttttcttttttgtggtCCATATATATACTCCCATCTTCATTCATCTGGAGTGATGATGCTTTCCAGTTCATAAAGTAGTTTGGTGGCAAGCTTCCGGTAAATTTTTTATCTGATATTTCAAATATACGCAGCTCAGCAAACGCACCTTGAACAGCGTAGCTATACCATAGAATTTGTTTGAGCTGAGGGTAAGGACTTGTAAATTAGGCAAAGCCTTGAGCCAGAAAGGAAAAGCGTCTTTGATTCCATTGTGTTCAACGTTTAAAAGCCCTAAAAAGGAGCAGTGGATAAGAGACTTTGGTAGCTTCCCGATTAGTCGATTGTAGCCAACATCAAATGACTCTAGAATGGGACCATCATGGAACATGTCCGGAAGACTTCCTTCCAAGTTGTTCTTCTGGAGATTCACAGCCGTCAAGTTActtagatttgagtttgtggtttgCAAATtcggataacaagaatatttgtggatagttgagtattttttctgagtttttcatcaataagttgtacttttaaataattttcttaaaaattgctatttttgaaaagttttcatttttagagaaattttatagatttgagtttgtgatttagaaattaggataataaGAATATTGTGGAAAATTGAGTATTATTTAAGACTTTTTCAtgaataggttgtatttttaaataatttttttaaaaactgctatttttggaaagttttcatttttttgagaaatattgtggatttgggtttgtgatttacaAATTCggtaaaaagaatatttgtggataaatGAGTATTATTTCCGAGTTTTGcatcaataagttgtatttttaaacaattttcttaaaacttgctatttttggaaagttttcattttttagagaaattttatagatttgtgtttgtgatttagaaattaggataacaagaatatttgtgaatAGTTGAATATTCTTTCAAAGTTTTTCATGAATCGGTTGTTCAacaagttgtatttttaaataattttcttaaaaactgctatttttggaaagttttcatttgtttgagaaatattgtagatttgggtttgtgatttagaaattcggatagcaagaatatttgtggatagctgagtattctttcaaaaaatttcataaataggttgtattttaaaatattttttttaaaaaactgcaattttaggaaagttttcatttattagagaaatactgtagattagagtttgtgatttagaaattagaaaaacAAGAATATTTCTAGATAGATGAGTATgttttctgagtttttcatcaatatgttgtagttttaaataatttttctaaaatttgctatttttggaaagttttcatttattcaagaaatactgtagatttgagtttgtgatttagaaattaggataacaagaatatttgtgaatagttgagtatttttttcagagtttttcatcactagcttgtatttttaaattattttcttaaaaacttctatttttggaaagttttcatttttttaagaaaagttgtggatttgggtttgggGTTCACTAATtcggataacaagaatatttgtggatagttgagtattttttctgagtttttcaacaataatttgtatttttaaatatttttcttaaaaattgttgtttttggaaagttttcatttttttgaatgttttttttgtagatttgggttttgtgatttagaaagtctgataacaagaatatttctagatagatgagtattctttctgagtttttcatcaatatgttgtagttttaaataattttcttaaaatttgctatttttggaaagttttcatttattcaagaaatactgtagatttgagtttgtgatttagaaattaggatgacaagaatatttgtgaatAGTTGAGTATTGtttcagagtttttcatcactagcttgtatttttaaataattttcttaaaaattactatttttggaaagctttcatttttttgaggaatattgtagatttgagtttgttatttagaaattcGGATAACAacaatatttgtggatagttgagtattttttctgagtttttcatgaataggttgtatttttgaataattgtttaaaaactgctattttaggaaagttttcatttactagagaaatactgtagattagagtttgtgatttagaaattagaaaaacAAGAATATTTCTAGATAGATGAGTATgttttctgagtttttcatcaatatgttgtagttttaaataattttcctaaaatttgctatttttggaaagttttcatttattcaagaaatactgtagatttgagtttgtgatttagaaattaggataacaagaatatttgtgaatagttgagtattttttcagagtttttcatcactagcttgtatttttaaattattttcttaaaaacttctatttttggaaagttttcatttttttaagaaaagttgtggatttgggtttgggGTTCACTAATtcggataacaagaatatttgtggatagttgagtattttttctgagtttttcaacaataatttgtatttttaaatacttttcttaaaaattgttgtttttggaaagtttttatttttttgaatgttttttgtagatttgggttttgtgatttagaaagtctgataacaagaatatttctagatagatgagtattctttctgagtttttcatcaatatgttgtagttttaaataattttcttaaaatttgctatttttgaaaagttttcatttattcaagaaatactgtagatttgagtttgtgatttagaaattaggatgacaagaatatttgtgaatagttgagtattttttcagagtttttcatcactagcttgtatttttaaataattttcttaaaaactactatttttggaaagctttcatttttttgaggaatattgtagatttgagtttgttatttagaaattcGGATAACAacaatatttgtggatagttgagtattttttctgagtttttcatgaataggttgtatttttgaataattgtttaaaaactgttattttaggaaagttttcatttactagagaaatactgtagattagagtttgtgatttagaaattagaaaaacAAGAATATTTCTAGATAGATGAGTATgttttctgagtttttcatcaatatgttgtagttttaaataattttcctaaaatttgctatttttggaaagttttcatttattcaagaaatactgtagatttgagtttgtgatttagaaattaggataacaagaatatttgtgaatagttgagtattttttcagagtttttcatcactagcttgtatttttaaattattttcttaaaaacttctatttttggaaagttttcatttttttaagaaaagttgtggatttgggtttgggGTTCACTAATtcggataacaagaatatttgtggatagttgagtattttttctgagtttttcaacaataatttgtatttttaaatacttttcttaaaaattgttgtttttggaaagtttttatttttttgaatgttttttgtagatttgggttttgtgatttagaaagtctgataacaagaatatttctagatagatgagtattctttctgagtttttcatcaatatgttgtagttttaaataattttcttaaaatttgctatttttggaaagttttcatttattcaagaaatactgtagatttgagtttgtgatttagaaattaggatgacaagaatatttgtgaagagttgagtattttttcagagtttttcatcactagcttgtatttttaaataattttcttaaaaactactatttttggaaagctttcatttttttgaggaatattgtagatttgagtttgttatttagaaattcGGATAACAacaatatttgtggatagttgagtattttttctgagtttttcatgaataggttgtatttttgaataattgtttaaaaactgctattttaggaaagttttcatttactagataaatactgtagattagagtttgtgatttaaaaattagaaaaacaagaatattactagctagatgagtattttttctgagtttttcatcaatatgttgtagttttaaataattttcttaaaatttgctatttttggaaagttttcatttattcaagaaatactgtagatttgagtttgtgatttagaaattaggatgaCAAGAATATTTATGAACAGTTGAGTAttttttcagagtttttcatcactatcttgtatttttaaattattttcttaaaaactgctatttttggaaagttttcatttttttgaggattattgtagatttgagtttgttatttagaaattcggataacaagaatatttgtggatagttgagtattttttctgggtttttcatgaataggttgtatttttgattaattgtttaaaaactgttattttaggaaagttttcatttactAGGGAAATACCGTAGATTagagtttgtgatttataaattagaaaaacaagaatatttctagatagatgagtatttttctcagtttttcatcaatatgttatagttttaaataattttcttaaaatttgctatttttggaaagttttcatttattcaaGAAATActatagatttgagtttgtgatttagaaattaggatgaAAAGAATATTTGTGAACAGTTGAGTATTGtttcagagtttttcatcattagcttgtatttttaaataattttcttaaaaactgctatttttggaaagtttcatttttttgaggaatattgtagatttgggtttgttatttagaaattcggataaaaataatatttgtggatagttgagtattttttctgagtttttcatgaatatattgtatttttaaatgattgttttaaaaactactattttgggaaagttttcacttactagagaaatattgtagattaaagtttgtgatttagaaattagaaaaaagGGAATATTTctagatagatgagtatttcatcaatatattgtagttttaaataattttcttaaaatttgctatttttggaaagttttcatttattcaagaaatactgtagatttgagtttgtgatttagaaattaggatgacaagaatatttgtgaatagttgagtatttttttagagtttttcaTCACtagcttgtatttttaaataattttcttaaaaactgctatttttggaaagtttacatttttttgaggaatattgtagatttgggtttgttatttagaaattcggataacaagaatatttgtggatagttgagtattttttctgagtttttcatgaataggttgtatttttaaataattattttaaaactgctattttaggaaagttttcatttactagataaatactgtagattagagtttgtgatttaaaaattagaaaaacaagaatatttctagatagatgagtatttttttgagtttttcatcaatatattgtagttttaaataattttcttaaaatttactatttttggaaagttttcatttattcaagaaatactgtagatttgagtttgtgatttataaattaggatgacaaaaatatttgtgaatagttgagtattttttcagagtttttcatcactagcttgtatttttaaataattttcttaaaaactgctatttttgaaaagttttcatttttttgagatatattgtagatttgcgtttgttatttagaaactcggataacaagaatatttgtggatagttgagtattttttctgagtttttcatgaatagattgtatttttgaataattgtttaaaaactgctattttaggaaatattttatttactagaGAAATACTGTAAATTAGAGTTTgcgatttagaaattagaaaaacaagaatatttctagatagatgagtattttttctgagtttttcatcaataagttgtagttttaaataattttgtaaaaatttgctatttttggaaagttttcatttattcaaGATATACTGTAGATTtgtgtttgtgatttagaaattaggatgacaagaatatttgtgaatAGTTGAATATTTTTTCAGAGTTCTTCATCACtatcttgtatttttaaataattttcttaaaaactgctatttttttaaagttttcatttttttgaggaATATTGTAGGTTTGagtttgttatttataaattcggataacaagaatatttgtggatagttgagtatttttctgagtttttcatgaataagttgtatttttgaataattgtttaaaaactgctattttaggaaaattttcatttactagataaatactgtagattagagtttgtgatttagaaattagaaaaaaaaagaatatttctagatagatgagtattttttctgagtttttcatcaatatgttgtagttttaaataattttcttaaaatttgctatttttgaaaagttttcatttattcaaGAAATActatagatttgagtttgtgatttagaaattaggatgaAAAGAATATTAGTGAACAGTTGAGTATTGtttcagagtttttcatcactaacttgtatttttaaataattttcttaaaaactgctatttttggaaagtttcatttttttgaggaatattgt is from Brassica napus cultivar Da-Ae chromosome A4, Da-Ae, whole genome shotgun sequence and encodes:
- the LOC125608228 gene encoding receptor like protein 27-like — its product is MFHDGPILESFDVGYNRLIGKLPKSLIHCSFLGLLNVEHNGIKDAFPFWLKALPNLQVLTLSSNKFYDLVDLQYKGLYVEQVKALTFYRAINLSENRFLGQIPESIGLEELIALNFSNGLKTLSFPETNSPGLFLMDSRHSREIPQGTQITGQPKSSFEGNERLCMASIQHVKQEDKEGEMLSWEAVTIGYALGLLFGVAIYQVIASYTSVHTRRSGSSK
- the LOC111215083 gene encoding endoglucanase 11-like — translated: MTVKEIHRNKRWHFLLLILITMSSAASLIGVSLEKDVGAFDYGEALSKSLLYFEAQRSGRLPYNQRVTWRDHSGLTDGLEQGVDLVGGYHDAGDHVKFGLPMAFTVTMLSWSVIEYGDSLASTGELSHALEAIKWGTDYFIKAHTSPNVLWAEVGDGDTDHYCWQRPEDMTTSRRAFKIDENNPGSDLAGETAAAMAAASIVFRTTNPHYSHLLLHHAQQLFEFGDKYRGKYDESLRVVKSYYASVSGYMDELLWGATWLYRATDNDHYISYVVDMAHQLGGLSWAMSEFSWDVKFAGVQLLASMLIKEEQHKQHSKIIQQYKSKADHYLCSILNKNINGTNVQRTPAGLLYVRQWNNMQYVSTASFLLTVYSDYLRKSNSDLQCHEGTVTPDEMIVFAKSQIDYILGSNPMKTSYLVGYGPKYPTRVHHRGASIASYKDYKGFIGCTQGYDYWYGRPEPNPSVLVGALVGGPDHRDEFVDRRDNYVQTEACTYNTAPLVGVFARLIELEEQTLEEEDVSLVATYKK